A region of the Chryseobacterium cucumeris genome:
GCCGCTTACAAGATTGCGGGTAACAAAGAAAAACAGACGCAGGAAGTAAAAGAAGTTGCCAAGCAGGTAGATAAAATCAATGTTAATATTGTAACCGTTACAAGGGAAAATATTGATACAGACTACTCAGCCAACGGAACTTTTATTCCTAAGCAGGAAATGAACCAGTCTTCTGAAATATCAGGACGTATTGTAAGCGTTCTGGTAAAAGAAGGTTCAAGGGTAGGAGCAGGACAGGTTTTGGCAACGATTAAAAAAGATGCTATCGAAGTGGATGTTACCCAGGCTCAGAACAATCTTCAGAATGCTATTATTGATAACCAACGCTATGAGAACGCATATAAAACAGGCGGAGTTACAAAACAACAGCTTGATAACTCAAGACTACAGCTGAAAAATGCTCAGGCTGCAGTAAGAGCTCAAGGTGTGAAAGTAAATGATACAAGCATCCGTGCTGGAATCAGCGGTACTATCAACAAGAAAATGGTTGAACCCGGAACGGTGGTTTCTCCTGGAACATCGATGTTTGAAATCGTTAATATCAACAGTCTGAAACTTTCTGTTTTGGTAGATGAAAGCCAGATCGGAAAAATCCAGTTAGGTCAGGAAGTTCCGATTAAAGTAAATGTTCTTCCGGAAGACTCTTTCGTAGGTAGAATTACTTTCATCGCTCCTAAAAGTGATGCTTCTCTGAATTTCCCAGTTGAAATCGAAGTACAAAACAGAGGAAACCTTAAGGCTGGTATGTATGCAACAGCTAAATTCAGTACAAACAACGGCGCAGAAACTCAGAATATGCTGACAGTCCCTGCAGAAGCCTTTGTTAACGGAGTAAGCTCAGGACAATTATTCATTGTTCAGAATGGTGTTGCTAAATTGATCAAAGTAACCATCGGAAAAGTTTACGGAGATAAAGTTCAGATTTTAAGTGGATTGAATGGAGGAGAACAGGTGGTAACCAGCGGACAGATCAACCTGGACAACGGATCTAAAGTGAACATTGTAAAGTAGCAGATCTATGAAGTTAGCAGAAATATCGATCAAAAGACCCTCGCTGGTAATTGTATTATTTACAATTCTGACGTTGGGAGGTATCCTGAGTTATACACTCATGGGATACGAATTGATTCCGAAGTTTGAAACCAATATGGTAACCATTTCTACGGTCTACCCGGGAGCTTCGCCTGCAGAGGTGGAAACCTCCGTAACCCGGAAAATTGAAGATGCCGTAGGTTCTTTGGAAAACGTAAAAAAAGTAGAATCTTCTTCATACGAAAGCTTATCCGTAATCATGGTTCAGCTGAATGATGGAGCCGATGTAGATTACGCTTTAAATGATGCGCAGAGAAAAGTAAATGCTATTCTGGCAGACCTTCCGGAAGATGTGAAGGCGCCGTCTCTGAATAAATTCTCCTTAGATGATTTACCGATTATCACCATGAGTATTTCATCGGATAAACTGAATAGTAAGGACCTTTATGACTTATTGGATAAAAAGATTGAACCTATTTTCTCCCGTGTAAACGGTGTCGCTCAGGTTGACCTTGTAGGTGGACAGGAGAGAGAGATTCAGGTAAATCTTGATGAGAAAAAATTACAGGGGTACGGACTTTCAATTGGAGACGTACAACAGGCCATTCTTTCATCAAACTTAGATTTCCCTACAGGAAGTTTGAAGACGAGAACTACAAAATCTACGATCAGACTTTCAGGAAAATATAAATCTACGGAGGAAATGAACAACCTTGTTGTTTCCAATAAAAACGGAGCTCAGGTACGTTTATCTGATATTGCAACCGTTTTCGACTCTCAGAAGGATGTTGAAAAAGTAGCGAGATTCAATCAGTTCCCTACGATTTTGATGCAGGTTAAAAAACAATCTGATGCCAATGCGGTAGCAGTATCTGAAAGTGTTCAGAAGACCATTAAAACAGTAGAAGAAGCATACAAAGTTCAGGGAGTAAAAGTAAAAATCGTAAACGATACGACAGAATTTACCCTTGAATCAGCCAACCACGTTATTTTCGACTTATTCCTAGCGATTATCCTCGTGGCAATTGTAATGTTACTATTCCTTCACAGTATCAGAAACGCATTCATCGTAATGGTTTCTATCCCGGCTTCATTGGTGGCAGCGTTCATCGGAATGAACTTAATGGGATATACTTTGAACTTAATGAGTTTACTTGGACTTTCACTTGTGGTAGGGATCCTGGTGGATGACGCGATTGTAGTACTGGAAAACATTTACCGTCACATGGAGATGGGTAAAAGTAAGATCAGAGCAGCGTATGATGGAGCTTCAGAAATCGGATTTACTGTTGCGGCAATTACCCTGGTAATTGTAGTGGTATTCTTACCGATCGCGATGAGTTCAGGTCTTGTAGCCAACATCCTTGCCCAGTTCTGCGTCACGGTAGTTATTGCCACCTTATTATCTTTATTGGCTTCATTTACCATCATTCCTTGGTTATCATCAAGATTCGGTAAGCTGGAGCATTTAACAGGGAAAAACTGGTTTGAGAAATTCATTCTTTGGTTTGAAGGATTAATTGACAAGTTTACACACTGGATCACAGGAATCCTTGAATGGTGTCTGAAAACGACGTTAAGAAGAATTTCAACAGTGGTAATCACATTCATTGTTTTAATCAGTTCATTCATGCTGGTAGCATTTGGGTTCATCGGAGGTGAGTTCTTCCCGCCAATCGACCGTGGCCAGTTCCTGGTACAAATGGAATTGTCAAAAGATGCAACCGTTGAGAAGACAAACCAATTAACATTAGAAGTTGAGAAATTCTTAAGAAATGATAAAGATGTTGTAGATCTTATTACAACAGTAGGACAGCAGTCTACAGGTTTTGGTGGTGCTCAGGCAACTACTTACCAATCTGAGGTTCAGGTGAACTTAACTGATAAGTCTGAGCGTTCTGAAAGTACCAATATCAAAGCTGCAAAAATAAAAAGACAGCTGGAAGAGAAATTCACAGGAGTTGAGTTTAAAACGGCTCCAATCGGTATCATGGGAGCGGAAAATGCTCCTATTGAAATGGTAGTAACAGGACCGGATAACGCTACAGCAGTGAAAGAAGCAACAAGAATCCTTGAGCTATTGAAAAAAGTTCCGGGAGCAGTAGACGCCGAATTATCAACCGATACAGGTAGCCCTGAAGTTCAGGTAAGTATCGACAGAGATAAAATGGCAGCTTTAGGCCTGAATCTTTCAAGTGTAGGACAGACGATGCAGACCGCATTCAACGGAAATACAGACGGAAAATTCAGAGCGGGAGAATATGAATATGATATTAATATCCGTTTCGGTGATGTGAACAGACAATCTATTGATGACGTTAAAAACCTTATGTTTACAAACCCTCAGGGTCAGCAGGTTCGGTTAAGTCAGTTTGCTAATGTGGAAATGGGTTCAGGACCGAGTTTGCTTGAACGTAGAGATAAATCTCCTTCTGTAAAAGTAAGAGCGAAAGCTGTTGGTAGACCGGTAGGGGACGTAGCGAATGAATGGGCAAACCAGTTCATGAACAGCGATAAAAAGCCTGTAGGTGTAGATTACATCTGGAGTGGAGATATGGAGAACCAGCAGGAAGGTTTCGGTACATTGGGAATTGCATTATTGGCAGCTATCGTATTGGTATACCTGGTGATGGTTTCACTATATGACAGTTTTGTATATCCTTTCGTGGTATTGTTCTCAATCCCGTTGGCGATGATCGGGGTAATGGTTATCCTTGCCTTAACAGCCAACTCGCTGAACATTTTCACCATGTTGGGTATGATTATGTTGATTGGTCTGGTAGCGAAGAATGCGATCCTTATCGTTGACTTTACGAATGCAAGAAAAGCAGCTGGTGCCAATACTCACGATGCCCTGGTACAGGCGAACCACGCACGTCTTCGTCCGATCCTGATGACCACCATTGCGATGATCTTCGGTATGTTACCGATCGCATTGGCAACAGGTGCCGGAGCAGAGATGAACAAAGGTCTTGCATGGGTAGTAATCGGTGGTCTGACATCATCACTATTCCTTACCCTGATCATTGTACCGGTAGTATATTCATTATTTGACTCTCTTTTAAGAAGAATGGGACAACATAAGAAAGTAGACTACGAAGCTGAAATGAAAGCTGATTACGTACATAGAGAATTGAATGAAGACGGATTTACTCCGAAGCATTTGGATAAATAAATTAAACCTTTAATTAACCGAAAGCCGTGTCATCTTGATACGGCTTTTTTTGTTGGTAAATGTCATTCTGACGAAGGAAGAATCTCGTTTTGTAGTCTTTCCTATGAGATTCTTCACTTCATTTCATTTCGTTCAGAATGACAAACGTAGACTGTTAACTTTTGGCTCATTCAATAGGAGCGGCCTTACTCCTGAGCTCAGATGAAGGAAGCATGCTTAATTCTATAACGTTCATTATTCGGCTTTAGATTCTGTGTTAACTTCCAAATATTTTTTATACATTTATATTTATAAAAGCGACCTTGAGTTAGCTTGCGTAGGGTGAACGTCTTTGATTTTTACCCTACTTTCTTCAAAATCTATCTGAGCTTTTATCGGTAATGGTTTTGATATCCAGAGTCCTGATGAAATTACTGATCTTATTAGGCAGCACAATGACTGTTTTTTCTTCCTTTGCATAAAGAAAATGAGCAAATCTTTCATGATACACCCCCGTAGCCTCCATGACAAAAATAACCTCTATATTAAGTGTCTTTTTGCTGTACACCCATTTAAGAAGTGATTCAAAGCCTTTTTCGCTGTTGCTAAAAACTTTATAATCTTTGATTTCTGTACTTAGATCTTCCATTAATTTGCCAAAACTTGCCACCAGTTCATCTTTGGCTACATCTATTCCTACAACCTGTTTTAATGCACTCATATTTTTATCTTTAAATAAAAGCAAGTCTTCCTTCGTTTTGTCTCCTGATTATTATCCAAGATATCTTTTTCGATCCTTTAAATTCTGTTCAAACTCTAAAAGGAATAAAGAAGTGAGGACATTTCTAAAGCACAATATACTTCCTGAGTTATTTAGCCAAAACTGTTCTCTCACCCCTTTTGCTTTGTATGTAAATTTATTCTTTTGCAAACATAGGAGCCAAAACTTAAAATAAACTTCAAGCTCTAAAAACAAAAAAGCTGTTCAAACGAACAGCTTTTTCAATTTATTTTAAAATTTCAGCTTCAATGGAGCTGTCATCATACACTTTGATGAATGCTTTGGTGTAATCTTCTTTGTTGGCAAAATTCGGGTTATCCATAAATTTCTGTGGATTGATGGCGAAAAGCGGGAACCATGTGCTGCTGATCTGAATCTGGATTTTGTGTCCCTTTTTGAACGTATGAACTACATCCTGAAGTCTGAAGTTAACAGCCGTCTTCTGGTTCGGAACCAAAGCTTCTCCCTTTTCTTTGGTATTTCTGAATCTTGCAGGCATGATCTCACTTCTTACCATCTGGTGGTAGTTGCCATAGATAACGCCTTCTTTCTTTTCTGCAGGCTTAAAATCTTCAGGATAAACATCAATCAGTTTTACTGCAAAATCGGCATCTGTAGACGTGGATGCAATATTCAGTTTAGCCACAATCTCTCCTGCAAATGTAATATCATCAGTCAATACATCGGTAGTGAATGTTAATACATCTGGTCTTCCTACAGCAAATCTCTGGTCTTCCGACATATAATTTTTTGGAGTGAAACCGTTAAAGTCTTTTAAATGATCTGAGCTTAGAACAGGATTGTTAGGATCACTATAATATTCAGAATAGCCTTGTCCGGATGATTTTTTCAGGGTTTTATCAGAAAGATAGAAATTCACTTTCTGAGCATTTTTCGGTGGGTAAGAAGCGAATTCCTTCCATGCTTTAGCACCGGTGTCATACATCAGTGCTTCAGGAAGTCCTGCATCTTCTTTGGTATTGCCTTTCAGATAATGATTGAAAAACCTTGTTTCAATATTTTTCTGATAGTATGTAGCAATGCTGTCACCAAAATACGTTTCACTGTGGAAATGTTTTCCCTGCTCCTGAGACCAGCCGCCATGGGAGAAAGGTCCCATAACGATAGTATTTTTTGCTTTAGGGCTTGTTTTTTCTATGGTTTTATAAATATTCAATGGTCCTGAAAGATCTTCTGCATCAAACCATCCTCCGACAGTCATTACAGCGTGATTAATATTCTTTAAGTGAGGAAGAAGACCTCTTTTCTGCCAGAATTCATCATAGTTGGTATGATTCATAATCTCTGTCATGAAGAAATTATTCTTGTAATATTTTTCATATCCATCTTTCAGAGTACCCATATCTCTGTAGAATTTCAAACCGTCTTCAGAAGTCTGTTTGATGAAAGAATCCATATACCAGGCCTGTTTCTCCGGCTGCGTTTTTTGAACCCCAAAAACAGGGAATGTTCTGAAATAGCCGAGCATAAATCTTCCGTTGTGAAGAAAGTCGTCATTCCAGAAATCAGAAATAGGTGCCTGTGGTGAAGAAGCTACCAAAGCAGGATGCTGTGACAACGTTCCTACAGCAGTATAGAATCCCGGGTATGATGTTCCGAATTGGCCTACTTTACCATTGTTATCTTTCACATTTTTCAAAAGCCATTCGATGGTGTCATAAGTATCAGTACTTTCATCAACATCTTTTTTGGTCTTGCGTTCCACCTGCGGAGTCATATTGGTAAAAGTGCCTTCACTCATATATCTTCCGCGTACGTCCTGATACACGAAAATATACTTGTCTTTCATAAGATACGTGTTGGGACCTACCTTTGTTTTATATTCACTTTCTCCGTACGGTGCGATACTGTAACAGGTTCTCTGCATCAGGAACGGATATTTGTTCTTGTTCGATATATCTTTCGGGATATATACCGCAGTGAAAAGTTTTACGCCATCACGCATTGGAATATAAAATTCTTTCTTGGTGAAATTGTCTTTAACGAAAGTATCTTTCTGTTCCGTTTTCTGAGCTTTTCCAAGAATGAAAAAAAGAATACATAATACTGAAATATGGATTTTCATAAAAAAAATTTGATGCTAATTTAAAAATAAAAACAGGTTTATTCGTAAATCTTGTTTAAAAGGTTGTTGTGATTACTACTAATCTGTGTAATATGATGATATTTCTTGGAAACCACCCCGTCAAAAATTCTTTGAATTTTCGCCACCCCTCCGGAGGAGGGGAATATTACGTATTCACTTGTAATGGAGCTCAGTATTATATTTCAGGTTGTCTATAAAAATAGCCGGAAAGATCCGGCCATTATCAAAAATTATATATAAAGTATGGTGTGATTATTACTTCTTTTTTCCTGCAAACTTATTCAGTTTCATGCTGATGGAAAACATGATGTATCGTTTCAGGATGAGATCTTCACGATCTTCAAAATAAGAATCGGTGATCGTTCTTCTTACGCTTTGATTTTGATTTAAAACATCATAGACCTTTACTTTTGCCGTAAACTGTTTTTTATAGAACGAATATCCAAGGCTGGTATTCCAGAAGT
Encoded here:
- a CDS encoding efflux RND transporter periplasmic adaptor subunit; this encodes MKKTLIYIIVAAVLVGLAAYKIAGNKEKQTQEVKEVAKQVDKINVNIVTVTRENIDTDYSANGTFIPKQEMNQSSEISGRIVSVLVKEGSRVGAGQVLATIKKDAIEVDVTQAQNNLQNAIIDNQRYENAYKTGGVTKQQLDNSRLQLKNAQAAVRAQGVKVNDTSIRAGISGTINKKMVEPGTVVSPGTSMFEIVNINSLKLSVLVDESQIGKIQLGQEVPIKVNVLPEDSFVGRITFIAPKSDASLNFPVEIEVQNRGNLKAGMYATAKFSTNNGAETQNMLTVPAEAFVNGVSSGQLFIVQNGVAKLIKVTIGKVYGDKVQILSGLNGGEQVVTSGQINLDNGSKVNIVK
- a CDS encoding efflux RND transporter permease subunit produces the protein MKLAEISIKRPSLVIVLFTILTLGGILSYTLMGYELIPKFETNMVTISTVYPGASPAEVETSVTRKIEDAVGSLENVKKVESSSYESLSVIMVQLNDGADVDYALNDAQRKVNAILADLPEDVKAPSLNKFSLDDLPIITMSISSDKLNSKDLYDLLDKKIEPIFSRVNGVAQVDLVGGQEREIQVNLDEKKLQGYGLSIGDVQQAILSSNLDFPTGSLKTRTTKSTIRLSGKYKSTEEMNNLVVSNKNGAQVRLSDIATVFDSQKDVEKVARFNQFPTILMQVKKQSDANAVAVSESVQKTIKTVEEAYKVQGVKVKIVNDTTEFTLESANHVIFDLFLAIILVAIVMLLFLHSIRNAFIVMVSIPASLVAAFIGMNLMGYTLNLMSLLGLSLVVGILVDDAIVVLENIYRHMEMGKSKIRAAYDGASEIGFTVAAITLVIVVVFLPIAMSSGLVANILAQFCVTVVIATLLSLLASFTIIPWLSSRFGKLEHLTGKNWFEKFILWFEGLIDKFTHWITGILEWCLKTTLRRISTVVITFIVLISSFMLVAFGFIGGEFFPPIDRGQFLVQMELSKDATVEKTNQLTLEVEKFLRNDKDVVDLITTVGQQSTGFGGAQATTYQSEVQVNLTDKSERSESTNIKAAKIKRQLEEKFTGVEFKTAPIGIMGAENAPIEMVVTGPDNATAVKEATRILELLKKVPGAVDAELSTDTGSPEVQVSIDRDKMAALGLNLSSVGQTMQTAFNGNTDGKFRAGEYEYDINIRFGDVNRQSIDDVKNLMFTNPQGQQVRLSQFANVEMGSGPSLLERRDKSPSVKVRAKAVGRPVGDVANEWANQFMNSDKKPVGVDYIWSGDMENQQEGFGTLGIALLAAIVLVYLVMVSLYDSFVYPFVVLFSIPLAMIGVMVILALTANSLNIFTMLGMIMLIGLVAKNAILIVDFTNARKAAGANTHDALVQANHARLRPILMTTIAMIFGMLPIALATGAGAEMNKGLAWVVIGGLTSSLFLTLIIVPVVYSLFDSLLRRMGQHKKVDYEAEMKADYVHRELNEDGFTPKHLDK
- a CDS encoding IS110 family transposase → MSALKQVVGIDVAKDELVASFGKLMEDLSTEIKDYKVFSNSEKGFESLLKWVYSKKTLNIEVIFVMEATGVYHERFAHFLYAKEEKTVIVLPNKISNFIRTLDIKTITDKSSDRF
- a CDS encoding CocE/NonD family hydrolase, with the protein product MKIHISVLCILFFILGKAQKTEQKDTFVKDNFTKKEFYIPMRDGVKLFTAVYIPKDISNKNKYPFLMQRTCYSIAPYGESEYKTKVGPNTYLMKDKYIFVYQDVRGRYMSEGTFTNMTPQVERKTKKDVDESTDTYDTIEWLLKNVKDNNGKVGQFGTSYPGFYTAVGTLSQHPALVASSPQAPISDFWNDDFLHNGRFMLGYFRTFPVFGVQKTQPEKQAWYMDSFIKQTSEDGLKFYRDMGTLKDGYEKYYKNNFFMTEIMNHTNYDEFWQKRGLLPHLKNINHAVMTVGGWFDAEDLSGPLNIYKTIEKTSPKAKNTIVMGPFSHGGWSQEQGKHFHSETYFGDSIATYYQKNIETRFFNHYLKGNTKEDAGLPEALMYDTGAKAWKEFASYPPKNAQKVNFYLSDKTLKKSSGQGYSEYYSDPNNPVLSSDHLKDFNGFTPKNYMSEDQRFAVGRPDVLTFTTDVLTDDITFAGEIVAKLNIASTSTDADFAVKLIDVYPEDFKPAEKKEGVIYGNYHQMVRSEIMPARFRNTKEKGEALVPNQKTAVNFRLQDVVHTFKKGHKIQIQISSTWFPLFAINPQKFMDNPNFANKEDYTKAFIKVYDDSSIEAEILK